The following proteins are co-located in the Thermus thermophilus HB8 genome:
- a CDS encoding type II toxin-antitoxin system HicB family antitoxin codes for MLKYTALLYPDPETPGVWIAEFPAVPQAHSFGQSPEEALARAKEALELVLAYLKTEGRPLPQDVQAVEVGVDAA; via the coding sequence ATGCTCAAGTACACCGCCCTCCTCTACCCGGACCCGGAGACCCCAGGGGTCTGGATCGCCGAGTTTCCCGCGGTGCCCCAAGCCCACTCCTTCGGCCAAAGCCCCGAGGAAGCCTTGGCGCGGGCCAAAGAAGCCCTGGAGCTCGTCCTGGCCTATCTGAAAACCGAGGGGCGCCCCCTTCCCCAGGACGTACAAGCGGTAGAGGTAGGTGTGGATGCCGCCTAG
- a CDS encoding type II toxin-antitoxin system HicA family toxin: protein MPPRPEEVARKLRRLGFVERMAKGGHRLYTHPDGRIVVVPFHSGELPKGTFKRILRDAGLTEEEFHNL, encoded by the coding sequence ATGCCGCCTAGACCGGAGGAGGTGGCCCGGAAGCTCCGCCGCCTCGGGTTCGTGGAACGCATGGCCAAGGGGGGACACCGGCTCTACACCCACCCCGACGGCCGCATCGTGGTGGTGCCCTTCCACAGCGGGGAACTCCCCAAGGGCACCTTCAAGCGCATCCTGCGCGATGCCGGGCTCACCGAGGAGGAGTTCCATAACCTCTAG